GAGGACAGTGTGTGCCTGCACCAGCTCTCCGTAGGCCGCACCTCAGCCCCTGGTTTCTCCCTTTAGTGTGGAGACCATGCCAAAGCTGCAGGGCTTCGAGTTCTGGAGCCGCACCCTGGGGGGGGCCCGCCACGTGGTGGCCCCCATGGTGGACCAAAGCGAGCTGGCCTGGAGGCTGCTGAGTCGCCGCCACGGGGCCCAGCTGTGCTACACGCCCATGCTGCACGCCCAGGTCTTCGTCCGCGATGCCAACTACCGCAAAGAGAACCTGTACTGCGAAGTGTGCCCCGAGGACCGGCCCCTCATCGTGCAGGTGGGCAGGGCGAGAGCCCTAGACGGCCAGCAGGGCGCCTttccctcagcctccctgggaACAGCCCTTGAGATCCTCGGGGAGACTTTGAGGCCACGGGCTGCCGTTTGTCCGAGACTGACCCCTTTCCAAGAGCAGTCTCTGACTTCTGGCGAACAGACGGCTTGGGTGCTGTGAAAGACTCATGGCCCCCTGACATCACCCACACGTGTCTCTTGTAGCTCCCTGCTTATCAGAACCGTTCGAAAGAACGGCTCTGCTCTTGGCCAAGTCAGCGATGCCGGCTTTCCATGTGAGTCTCTCACTCAgcctgctgctggcctggggacgCGTCCCAGCTCAGTCACACTGTGACATTTGGGACGGGCTGCCTCATGTGCTCATCCCCGGGACCACACCCCCGCTGGTCACACGTGGACCCCTCGGGGCAGCttgggggctggggcctggctggggctcaTGGCGACTTTCGTCTCCTCCAGTTCTGTGCCAATGACCCAGAGGTGTTTGTCCAGGCGGCTCTCCTGGCGCAGGATTACTGTGACGCCATTGACCTGAATCTGGGTTGCCCGCAGATGATAGCCAAGCGCGGTGAGTGCCGGCTTTAGGCAGAGGTGTGGCTCTGAGCGCAGGTGCCCTGGGAGCGAGCGAGGTGAGGGCTTGGCGCAGGCTTGGCCCTGCCTCAGGTGGTGGCAGCTCAGGCGGCAGCCAGTCGTCTCTTTGCTCCTCTCTCTGGATGGCAGCCCACCTCGGGTGCCAGGGTCAGGGGCTGGGGTTCAGCTGGCTGGTAGAGGCCAGTCGCTCCCTTTGTTGCTGGGTTATGTCGTTGGACTCCCTCTGGATAAACTGGTTTTGCTGAAAGGAGTTCCGCCCCAATACTCTTGTGCTGCCTTGGGTGCCAGTGGCTGCTCCCCTGGCATCTTGGCCTTTGTCCCTGGGCCTGAGGATGTGCCAGTTGACCAGAGACCGTGTAGGGTGGGCGTTCCGTTCAGTACTCGTGTGCTCAGGCCACGTGGAGAATAGAACCTGGCCAGGCAGCTCTTGGCCCGTGTGGCTGCAGGAGGGGTGCAGAGGCCATGTCTGTCCTTCGTAGGTCACTACGGCGCCTTTCTGCAGGAGGAGTGGGACCTGCTCCAGAGAATGAGTGAGTTGGCCACATGCTCCCTGCGGGGATTGGGGCCGCGCTGTGGACAGCGGCAAGCCCCAGAGACAGCCTGGCAGGGCTCGGGAAAGGACAGTGGCCAGCAGAATCCTGGCCGTGGCGCTCTCCCTGTGGTAGAAGGCGGCTGTGAAGAGTGGCCCGTCCCATGCCAGCCACCCCCTTAGAACCAGATAGTGGGTGCTGGGGCAGCGTCGTCGCCCATTGCCGGCTCTCCTGgcgcctgggggtgggaggcggggcTCTCAGCGGCTGCCTGCGGGTGGGCCCCTACAGCCTGCCTCTCGGAACCCACGCTGCCGTCCCCCAGTTCTGCTCGCTCACGAGAAGCTCTCCGTCCCCGTCACGTGCAAGATCCGCGTCTTCCCAGAGATCGACAAGACCGTGCGGTACGCCCAGATGCTGGAGAAGGCTGGCTGCCAGGTGAGGGCCCCGTGCTGTCCCCCGCCTCTAGGAGCACCTTTGAGGGCTTACCCCTGGGGTGGGCCGGATTCACAGGGACTTTTAGGTGGTGGTTGGGGACGCCAGTACTGGGTAGGGGGTGCTGAGCCTCagccaccttctccccacccccccagccctttccttcctctttcgtGCCTTTGGCCTTGGGCAGCGGAGCTACTGCTGCTTCCAAGAGAGCAGGGTCTTTTGAGAAAGGGTCTGGACCTCACTCTGAATCCTGGGTggcgttgggggtggggggggcctcTGATGTGGGAGCCCCAGGTAGCACCCCCACGGTGTCAGTGGCCCTAAGTGCAGCCCAGAGGACCAGGGTGGGGACTGAGTGAGCCAGGCACAGGATGGCCTCTGCTCTGCTCCGCATGGGAAGCTGATGCCCCGCAGCCGAAGGCAGAGGGTTCCCTGCAGTTGGTTTGGGGGCTGCAGCGGAGAGCCTGGCTGAGCTGGCGCTGTTGTGCCCTAGTTGCTGACAGTGCACGGCCGCACCAAAGAGCAAAAGGGGCCCCTGTCCGGCAGCGCGTCCTGGGAGCACATCAAGGCTGTGCGGTGAGTGGGCCCTGGGGGAAACCGGGGGCCGGGGGCATTACAGTctggccccagggcagggcactCAGCCCTTTGAGTgtagggttggggtggggaggctgggggctgggggaagggagaggccctGCCTGGATGGAGTCTGACGGGTGGGGACGGGCCAGCATCCTCTTCTGAGTGTCTGCCCGTCCTACTCCCAACAGGAAGGCGGTGGCCATCCCTGTGTTTGCCAACGGGAACATCCAGTGTCTGCGGGATGTGGAGCGCTGCCTCCAGGACACGGGGGTACAGGGGGTCATGAGTGCAGGTGAGGGTGCACCCTTGCCCATGGAGGGACCCATCCGCGTTGTGGGGCCACTGGCCCAGCTGAATGGCCTCAGGCTCATGCTGCCCGCACTGAGGGGCCCCGCCTGCTTGACAGGCCAGAGCTTTCAGGCCAGTGGCTGGCCTTGCCCTGGCAGGGGGTGAGGCAGGGGGCACATCCCTCTGGGGTGTGAGCCCCTGAGCCTCAAGCCCCCTTCCCCTGCAGAGGGAAACCTGCACAACCCTGCCCTGTTTGAGGGCCGCAGCCCCGCCGTCTGGGAGCTGGCCGAGGAGTACCTGGACATTGTGCGccagcacccctgccccctgTCCTACGTCCGTGCCCACCTCTTCAAGCTGTGGCACCACACGTGAGTTGCCCCCAGGGCAAAAGTTGTCTGGTCTGAGCCCTGCCTGGGCACTGAGGGTTTTAAGATGGACTCAGGTCTAGGGGGCTGCAGTGATGGAgcggggcaggaggcagggggcctGAGTCAGAGGAGAGACTGGCCTCTGCCCAGTGCTCGGTGGCTCTGATGGGCCATGTGTCTCAGGCTGCAGGTGCATCAGCAGCTTCGTGAGGAGCTCGCCAAGGTGAAGACCCTGGAGGGCGTTGTGGCGGTGAGCCGGGAGCTGAGGCTGCGGTGTCAGGTGGGTGCCGCAGTGGTGTGGTGCCGGGCGgcgggagaggggctggggcctctgaccctggggcctctgggcttTTGCAGGAGGATATatccaggcagaaggagggagagaagcctTCGGGCAGCTTGCCTTTCTCCCACTGGATCTGCCAGCCCTATTTCCGGCCAGGGTGAGCCTCTTGCATGTGGGCTGGGGGGCGAGGGGGGCCAGCTCCATCCCCTCAGGGACCGCGCTTGTTGGGGGCGGCACGGGGCGGGCTCTCCGTTGTCAGCCTGTGCTTAggttttaaatcatttctttttgtaaGCTGCTTTTCTAAGCTCCTCTGATCCTGGGTGAATTTGTCCTGGCGTCAGGAGGTGACCCTCCTGGGCTTCCTCTGGGTTGTCATCTGTAGCCACAGCCCTGCTCAGTGGCTCAGACCCTGGTGCCCCACCGTGTCCCAGTCTCTGTGCCAGCCACTGGGGCCCAgccccggcttgggcagcctgaaCCGAGCCCCAGAGGAGCTGCACGCGTTTCCTCACCCTGGGGCTGCAGCGGGCCGGCTGCCCCTCGTGGGCCTTCCCCAGCTCTACCCGCTGCCCCTTCtttccaggcccagggaggggagcaaGGAAGGTGGGGCTGCCCGCAGCAAGCGGGCCCTGGAGGACGAGGAGGGCATCACGGACATCTTGTCCAAGAATAAGCAGAAGAAGCAGCTGAGGAACCCCCACAAGACCTTCGACCCCTCACTGAAGCGTAAGCTGCTCCCACTGCTGGAgtctggggaggaggctgcccaCCCCCGTGGGGGGCCCCCAGGACAGGTGCTCTGATGCTTCCTAAGAGCAGGAAGGGCCCTGTGACCTGTCCACAAGCCCCCAAGGAGGCTGGTGGGTTCCAGGAGGccccagccagcagccctgcctgcTATCTTCCCTCAGGGCTGCCATCCCAAGAAGGGCCTTCCAGTGGGAGGCGTCTGTGGTGGGCATGGAGCCCGAAGACCattgggtgggtgggaggaggtttCCCAGCAGGACCATGCACGCCGCgtcctctgccctcccagagccGCCCAGCCAGTGAGCGGGGACAGTCCCTGGGGGCTCTGTGGAGGAGATGGCCATGGTGGGTGGGCCTGCCTCCTTCAACCAGCacctctttttgttcttttcccagcAAAATATGCCAAGTGTGATCAGTGTGGAAACCCAAAGGtgaggcctggcccagggcagagctCAGCCCCCGGAGGGGTGGGCACCTGGGCGAGCGCCCTTTtcctggctgggaggggcttCTTCCCTGTGAGGCTGGCGCTGCCCAGCCTAGGACAGCCCCTCCTGTGCTCCTGGCCAGCCCTGGCCACTCGCTGAGGCTCCAGGGCGGCCAGGGAAGggcaccagccccaggctcaCAGGCTTTCCTCCTTCCAGGGCAGCAGGTGTGTGTTTAACCTCTGCCGTGGCTGCTGCAAGAAGCGAGCTTTCCGAGAAACCGCTGACTGCCCAGGTGAGGGTACCTGCTGCCCTCAGCACCCCCACCCTTGCCGGGCAGTTGGCTCTGCAGCCTCCTAAGCCCCGTTTCCCTCCTCTTACCCCTCTGCCAGGTCATGGGCTGCTCTTTAAAACCAAACTGGAGAAGTCCCTGGCCTGGAAGGGGGCCCGGCCCCAGCTGCAGGAAGCTcagcaggcagggcctggggaagcAAGTGGCTTTCCTGAGGTCGTGGGCAGTGCCCTGGCCTGAAGGGCAGCTGCAGCCCCCGTGCCACCCACCAGGCCTCAGGCCCGCTGCCGAAGCCTCGGCACATCCTGCTCAAGGAAACGCCTTTACTCAGGGAACCTCCTGCTATTTCACGTGGAAGCTCAAGCTGGTCCCCCTCAGCCCAGGCTGAGGGCCCGGAGGTGCTGCACCAGGGAGCAGGCTCCCCGGCAGAACTGGCCCGTCCTCACAACTCTCGTGTGTTCACATAGACAATAAATCACTTCAAAGTTGGGCGTGCAGAGAGCTGGCCTGCAGCCTTCCCAGGTCATCCAGACCTGGGTGGAGTCGGGGCCAGCAGGACGGGGGAAGGGTAGCAACGTCCCACCTGAAGGGCCACGCACTGGTGCAGCCCTGCAGAGCCACGCGGGGGAGGCTcagctccctcctgccacccGCATGGTACCTGAATGTGCAGAGGGGGAGCCCAAGGGACTGGGGCCTGGGCCAGAGGACCCCACGGAGACAGGAAGGAGTGGTGCGGGGTGTTCTCAGGCTGCCCTTTAATGGACTGAGATTCAACAACTGTAGCCCCAGACGACGCACCAACATGGGGGCTGGGCAGTGTGCTGCCGGGTGGGGCCCTGAGTGCCACAGGGGTGAGCCCTGCAGGCTCCCCTTCCAGCAaagcccacctctgccccagggccccaggcacaGGGTGCAgcaagggggagggaaggggccgAGGGCCACATCATCCAGCAGCCAGGTCCCACAAGAGGCCACAGTCGATGCCTCCAGACGTCTGCGGGAGCAGGTGGGAGGCCTGGAGCAGGTGGGGCGAGGCGTCCTGGAGGCCACCGGGGTCCTCACATGTTGGTGCTCATGCGGGACTGGCTGTTGGCCGGTGTCAGCTCCCCCTGGCTCCCTTCTCGGGGAGGGGACTGTGGTGGAGACAGCCACTCAGCCCTGAGGCGCACACACCGTCCCCATCCCTCTCCCTGGGACCCCTGCCCGCACCTTGACGTGGATCTGGTTGCGCAGCACGGCCGCCCGCAGGATCATGGCCTTGGCGCGGCGCTGGAACTCCTTGCCCATCAGCAGAGACTTCTCAAAGGTGGTGCTGCGCTGGTCCACGTCGCGGGCGTACAGGATCTGGGGAGGCACAGGGCTCAGTAGGGCCCGGGGCCCCCTCATGTCACCCCCGCCGGGGGCGGCCTGGCTACCTTGCTGTGGGAGTCAATGCGGGCGTTGATGAGCCCCTCCAGGATGAGCTGCGTCAGCTCGTCCTCCAGTGCCGCCACTGTGGTGTTGAAGGCCGTGGCCATCTTGCGCATGTCTGCCGACACGTAGGGGCTGAAATACTGTGGAGCAGAGGGGACGTGAGCTGCCCAGTTTCCAGTGCACCCGCGGCGCCCAGCCTTGGCCCCTATCCCCTTGTTCACCTGGATGAGGGCCCGGTTGCGAATCTGAGTGTACAGGGTCCTGACATGGGGGGCCAGGTACATGTCCAGGAGTAGGTTGTCCTGGTGAGGAAAGCTGGTCAGGGACGGCGGCCCCGGGACCTCTGCACCGCCCTCCAGGCCGGGCCGGGCCCCTCACCTTCATCTCGTCAAGCATCTTCAGGCACGAGGCGTACTTGGACTCATAGAATTTGAAGATGATGTCCCGAACCTGTGGCTCCAGCTCCAAGAACAGCTTGAAAGAACTACAGATGGCAGACTCCTCAGAACAGCCCCACTCGCCCCCTGCCCACTGAAGGTGGCTGGGCGCAGGGCCGGAGAAAAGGGCCCAGCAACCACCCCCCCGCCACCCACCTGCTGGAGATGACGTTGCGCTGCAGCTCCTGACGGTCAAAGGTGGCCAAAGCACACAGGCCGCCATAGACGGCCACGTTGCTTGGAGAGAGCAGCTGAGGGGCAAGCAGGGAGGTGGGTGCAGAGACCCCGGGTCACAGGCAGGCAGGACAGAAGTCTGGGTTGGGTCCCCCCACCCTACCCACCCACTGCCCACTTGGAGGACACCTGGGACCCACCCTGTGCAGGAGACACCCCAGCAGAGAGCCctcactctgctttctcagccacAGCAAAGGCTCCTCCCTGGAGACCCTCACCTCTGGGAAGTCGCAGTGATCAAAGGAAGCCAGCAGGAAGCACTTGGCAGCCTGTTTGTACTTGCGTGCAGCCAACTCCGCCaggcctggggatggggtgggggtaggatGAAGCCCAGCACCAGGATGAAGGGGCCAGGGCGGCCTACACCAGACGACCCTCAGTGTCAGGGACAGAAACGCAGGCCCGTGAGAAATGAGACCACGGGAGCACCAGCGACACTGGACCAGGTGCCCTGGGAGTCTGGGCAGCTGCTGCTCCCACTGCAGAGGTCTAGTGGGCTGATGTGcccgggggctgggggatggACATGGGACACGGACGGGACCGCCATGGCAGCAGCTGTCAAAAAACCACACTGCCACTCCCAACCACAGGTCACACACTAGCCTCCCCATGCGGGACCTGAGCTGGACAGTGACATAGGTGTGGGGGCCACGGGCTTCCTCAGCTGGGACAGGGTCTGCTGTGGTGCCCTCACCTGCTGCACACTTGAGCTTGGTGAGGATGGCCTGAGTTTGGGTGTCACGTTCCCCACGCTGCTGCAAAGGAAGGGGGTACACATGAGCAACCCTGGTCCCAGCTTCAGCCTATGAGGAGAGAAGGGCGACTCCAGGAGGATGAGGGCCACTGGGGACAGAGTCTGAGGGGCACAGAGCCAGTGTTACCTCAGCAATTTCCGGGGTGGACTCGGCCTTGCTGACGTAGCTCAGCACGTGAGACCAATTCTGCAAGTAGACACTGACCTGCGGGTGGGATGGACTCAGCCTGGGGCACCCGACCCTGGCCCACCGACAGTGCCGCCCTGCGGCCCCGCTCAGAGCATCCGTCCCAGGGCCCACCTTGATGACGTTGAGGCACATGTTAATGACGTGCTTGGCGCTGGTGCAGTAGTCCCGGGCCCGGGAGTAACACTTGAGGGCGTTGCTGAGGTCCCCACAGTCCAGATAGTGGTCACCCAGGTCATCGTGACCGCGCCTGTGGGTCCGGCCACGAGTGGACGCtggtggggcctgggcctggctgctCCCCCAACGAAGGTGCACCTGGCGCCCTCAGTGGGCCCCTCCGCTACCCCATGCACCTGATGCTCTCCTTGAAGgaactgcccccacccctgcccctcgcgcgcctgggcctggctgccccCACCTCCGAAGGTGCACCTGGCGCCCTCGGTGGGCCCCTCCACTACCCCGCGCACCTGATGCTCTCCTTGATAGAGTTGCCCTTGTAGTTCTTCAGGTCAGTGTCCAGTTTCTCCAGCTTCAGCAAGGCCTTCTTCCTGGTGGCCTCCACCCAGGCCGTGTCCAGGGGCGGGGGCTCCACACCACTCTCTGGGATGGCGTCAGGTGCGTTCTGCAGCTCCCTAAGGGAGGACCTGGCCATCAAGGGCCCACGTACAGGAAGGCGGGTGCTTCCAGCAGCCCTCACCCCTACCAGGAGAGCGCCCAGTTGGCACAGGGGCAGTCCCAACCACAGGAGCCTGCAGCCTGGTGGGGAAGCCAAGCGGGAAACGGGCCCTGTGGCCGTGCTGAGAAGGAATCACATTGTCTTCTCCACTGGCTCTGCTCAGTGTCAGAACTGCCACACACATAGGTGTGCAAAAACAGCCCAGGATGACATGGAGAGAACCTGAATTCTCAGCTGGGAGAGTGAGAATCTAGCCCAATGGGCCATTTACCGCTCCTCCTGGCTTTTCAACAAGAAAGCCCTCTCACTGTGTCGTGGGACCAGGCGctgcaggagcagaggaagggcgCCTGCCCAGACTGGCCCCGATGGAGACACACCACACCCAGCCCCTAGTGCCTGCGCCCCTGCCTGTCTTGCGGAGCCCCAGCCTCACCTGGCAGCCTCTGAGAGCTTGCGGTGGATCTCCTCATACATGTCCACGTTGAAAGTCCTCTGCACGAAGGAGAGGGCCATCTTCAGGGCCTCCACCCGCAGTGGGGGGCAGTGGTCAGCAATGAACTGCAAGCGCTCAATGCGCATCAGGCCGCTGTAGCTGGCCGCGTACTGCTCcaggtcctgggggtggggggatggtgcAAGCTGGGACCCCAGACCCCAAGCCCCGGCCAGTGAGTCAGGAGCAAGGGCCTGAATGCTAACCCTTCCCTGGGTTCGAGAGACCCTGCACCCACTATGGGAACAACTAGGCATGTGGGCACCAAATAAACTACTGTCCAGGTGCCGAGAGGCCACTCAGGGTGGGCCAGTGAATGGGCCTCGAGTAGAGCGCCGCCCAGGGGTGAGTGGCCAGAGCCACACAGGCGCCGGCCCATAACTGCCAGTTATGAAGCTGAGCAGCAAGGAGATGGTGCTTCCCAGGCTAGGCCGCGAGGAAGGCCTGCCCTGGTGGTGAAACTCCACCTGCGGGGCGGCCTGGCACACAGGGCTCCTCCGGGGCAGAGAAGCAGGTGCAGACTCTGGAGCTGACTAGGAACCCATTATGAGACCTAACGGTTCTGGATCAGGAAAAGCCATGGTCAGAGTGGGGAGCCTAGCCTGGACCTCCCAGCAGGACACACCCCAACAACCTCCCCCCCCAGCACCTGCCAGGCTCTGTACCAGGGTGGGGTTCTCCACCACGTAGTTGACATCGGG
The sequence above is a segment of the Camelus ferus isolate YT-003-E chromosome 16, BCGSAC_Cfer_1.0, whole genome shotgun sequence genome. Coding sequences within it:
- the DUS1L gene encoding tRNA-dihydrouridine(16/17) synthase [NAD(P)(+)]-like isoform X2; the encoded protein is MPKLQGFEFWSRTLGGARHVVAPMVDQSELAWRLLSRRHGAQLCYTPMLHAQVFVRDANYRKENLYCEVCPEDRPLIVQFCANDPEVFVQAALLAQDYCDAIDLNLGCPQMIAKRGHYGAFLQEEWDLLQRMILLAHEKLSVPVTCKIRVFPEIDKTVRYAQMLEKAGCQLLTVHGRTKEQKGPLSGSASWEHIKAVRKAVAIPVFANGNIQCLRDVERCLQDTGVQGVMSAEGNLHNPALFEGRSPAVWELAEEYLDIVRQHPCPLSYVRAHLFKLWHHTLQVHQQLREELAKVKTLEGVVAVSRELRLRCQEDISRQKEGEKPSGSLPFSHWICQPYFRPGPREGSKEGGAARSKRALEDEEGITDILSKNKQKKQLRNPHKTFDPSLKPKYAKCDQCGNPKGSRCVFNLCRGCCKKRAFRETADCPGHGLLFKTKLEKSLAWKGARPQLQEAQQAGPGEASGFPEVVGSALA
- the DUS1L gene encoding tRNA-dihydrouridine(16/17) synthase [NAD(P)(+)]-like isoform X1 codes for the protein MPAFHFCANDPEVFVQAALLAQDYCDAIDLNLGCPQMIAKRGHYGAFLQEEWDLLQRMILLAHEKLSVPVTCKIRVFPEIDKTVRYAQMLEKAGCQLLTVHGRTKEQKGPLSGSASWEHIKAVRKAVAIPVFANGNIQCLRDVERCLQDTGVQGVMSAEGNLHNPALFEGRSPAVWELAEEYLDIVRQHPCPLSYVRAHLFKLWHHTLQVHQQLREELAKVKTLEGVVAVSRELRLRCQEDISRQKEGEKPSGSLPFSHWICQPYFRPGPREGSKEGGAARSKRALEDEEGITDILSKNKQKKQLRNPHKTFDPSLKPKYAKCDQCGNPKGSRCVFNLCRGCCKKRAFRETADCPGHGLLFKTKLEKSLAWKGARPQLQEAQQAGPGEASGFPEVVGSALA